One stretch of Herpetosiphonaceae bacterium DNA includes these proteins:
- a CDS encoding sugar ABC transporter permease — translation MATTTTPNVGTAMTGRRRMNRQTSDLLWALLFVGPQLLGLIVFSLIPLISAFYLSLTNWDGFGSRTFIGMQNFIEQFQSPDLRIALWNTLLYTLIAVPGGLMLSLLVAMGLNNIAGKTFYRLLYFLPVVTGSVAVSVVWLYLLNDDFGIINTYVQSWFGIDLPSWLTDSRFVVPAIAVMGIWWGLGYNMVIFLAGLQNVPTSLLEAAQIDGANKWHIFKSVTLPLLSPTIFFLTVTSFIGSFQVFDQSNVMTGGGPGKASYTMVFHIYTLAFKDFTFGKSSAAAVILFLVIMLVTIFQLYAQRRWVHYED, via the coding sequence ATGGCAACGACTACCACCCCCAATGTAGGAACCGCCATGACCGGGCGGCGCCGGATGAATCGGCAAACGTCCGATCTGCTGTGGGCACTGTTGTTCGTGGGGCCACAACTCCTCGGCCTGATCGTCTTTTCGCTGATCCCGCTTATCTCGGCCTTTTACCTGAGCCTGACGAACTGGGATGGCTTCGGCAGCCGGACGTTTATCGGCATGCAGAACTTCATCGAGCAGTTTCAATCACCGGATCTACGCATCGCCTTGTGGAACACGCTGCTGTACACCCTGATTGCCGTGCCTGGCGGTTTGATGCTGTCCCTGCTGGTGGCGATGGGGTTAAACAACATTGCCGGCAAAACGTTCTACCGGCTGCTGTATTTCCTGCCGGTCGTAACCGGCTCCGTCGCCGTGTCGGTGGTCTGGCTCTACCTGTTGAACGACGACTTCGGGATCATTAACACCTACGTTCAATCATGGTTCGGCATCGACCTTCCGAGCTGGCTGACAGACTCACGGTTCGTCGTGCCCGCAATTGCCGTGATGGGTATCTGGTGGGGGCTGGGCTACAACATGGTAATCTTTCTCGCCGGGTTGCAGAACGTGCCCACATCGCTGCTTGAGGCGGCCCAGATCGACGGCGCCAACAAGTGGCATATCTTTAAAAGCGTGACGCTGCCGCTCCTTTCGCCGACGATCTTCTTCCTGACGGTTACGTCATTCATCGGTTCGTTCCAGGTGTTTGACCAGTCGAATGTCATGACCGGCGGTGGGCCGGGTAAGGCCAGCTACACGATGGTCTTCCACATCTACACGCTTGCCTTCAAAGACTTCACGTTCGGCAAGAGTTCTGCGGCTGCGGTGATCTTGTTCCTCGTCATCATGCTGGTGACGATCTTCCAGCTCTATGCCCAGCGGCGCTGGGTCCACTACGAAGACTAG
- a CDS encoding carbohydrate ABC transporter permease, with translation MASTTVPTRTRVRRGTGEKPGASRVQTIILHIILSIGAFMMVFPFVWMILTSLKDLSQAFIIPPKWIPDPVVWSNYPASLQALPFGRAYFNSFYISFIVVGMTLLTASMAAYAFAKIRFPGHEIVFLLFLATMMVPGQVTIIPLYLIMQQLGWVNTHLSIIVPGALFNAFAVFLLRQFIRGIPKELEEAAIVDGANRWRIYWSIILPLLVPAMSALGIFLFLGSWNQYFIPLIFLSDPNLFTVPLMLDQFKGQYTVDWTLLMAGSAIAVLPVLVVYLIGQRKIIEGITLTGLTGR, from the coding sequence ATGGCTAGCACAACCGTACCCACCCGTACACGAGTGCGGCGGGGCACCGGAGAAAAGCCGGGTGCCAGCCGGGTGCAAACCATCATCCTGCACATCATCCTTTCCATCGGCGCGTTCATGATGGTCTTTCCATTCGTGTGGATGATTCTGACCTCGCTCAAGGATCTTTCCCAGGCCTTTATCATCCCGCCGAAGTGGATTCCAGATCCGGTCGTGTGGTCAAACTATCCGGCGTCGCTCCAGGCCCTACCCTTTGGACGCGCCTACTTCAACAGCTTCTATATCAGCTTCATCGTCGTGGGCATGACCCTGCTGACCGCGTCGATGGCAGCGTACGCCTTCGCCAAAATCCGCTTTCCCGGCCACGAGATTGTGTTTCTGCTCTTCCTGGCGACGATGATGGTGCCGGGGCAGGTGACGATCATTCCGCTCTACCTGATTATGCAGCAGTTGGGCTGGGTCAACACCCATTTGTCGATCATTGTGCCGGGCGCGCTCTTTAACGCCTTCGCGGTGTTCCTGCTCCGGCAGTTCATCCGTGGCATTCCCAAGGAGCTGGAAGAAGCGGCGATCGTCGACGGCGCGAACCGCTGGCGTATCTACTGGTCGATTATCCTGCCGCTGCTGGTGCCGGCCATGTCGGCGCTCGGCATCTTTCTGTTCCTGGGATCGTGGAACCAGTATTTCATTCCGCTGATCTTCCTCAGCGATCCCAATCTGTTCACCGTGCCGCTGATGCTTGACCAGTTCAAAGGGCAGTACACCGTTGACTGGACGCTGCTCATGGCCGGCTCAGCTATCGCGGTCCTCCCGGTGCTGGTGGTGTACCTCATCGGTCAGCGCAAGATCATCGAGGGCATTACGCTCACCGGCCTGACTGGTCGCTAG
- a CDS encoding alpha-galactosidase, with protein sequence MPIHTTDQGWVLETATTGYALGLNQAGLLTHRYWGARLPTPDDYPAAPNPEMWSAFNNPAQRTPEEYPGYEDIKFIDPCLKVAFADGVRDVVLRFESAEVRAGDVPELRIHLRDTVYPFRATLHYRVHAAYDLIERAATVANAGDAPVIIERIWSAQWHMPPGDTYRLTHLSGRHMDEMHLRREPLVQGLKVLESRRITSSHHHNPWFAVDRGSADEDSGEIWFGVLAWSGNWKLSAEVTDFASTRISIGLNDWDFSWRLQPGESFTTPGSYAGYTAEGFGGASRRLHDFIRDTLLPHGPAIHKVLYNSWEATEFAVDQESQIRLADLAAAMGVELFVMDDGWFHGRDDDSAGLGDWWPDARKFPHGLQPLIAHVNRLGMDFGLWIEPEMVNPNSELYRAHPGWVLHFPTRDRTTGRNQLILNFARADVQEYIIDQIDRLLAAHNIAFIKWDMNRNVSEAGWPDAPCDARELWVRYVYGLYHVWGTLRERHPQVIWQSCSGGGGRADLGILSLADQIWVSDNTEPTARLSIQEGFSQVFPANTMEAWVTDMGASYLPLAFRFHVSMCGTLGVGGHLLRWSPAMRAEAARWIALYKELRHIIQLGDLYRLRSPQAHPFSAIQYMTKDRSAGILFVFRTHLPPPTTLPPVYVRGLDPSARYEIEGFAGIRSGAAWMHAGAQLELADFESTIRRIRRV encoded by the coding sequence ATGCCGATTCACACGACCGATCAGGGATGGGTTTTGGAGACGGCGACAACCGGCTATGCGCTGGGCCTGAACCAGGCTGGATTGCTCACACACCGCTACTGGGGGGCGCGGCTCCCGACGCCCGACGACTACCCCGCCGCGCCGAATCCGGAGATGTGGAGTGCGTTCAACAACCCGGCCCAGCGCACGCCCGAAGAGTATCCCGGCTACGAAGATATTAAGTTCATCGACCCATGTCTGAAGGTCGCGTTCGCCGACGGCGTGCGCGATGTCGTGCTCCGCTTCGAGTCGGCGGAGGTGCGCGCGGGCGATGTGCCTGAGCTCCGCATCCACCTGCGCGATACGGTCTATCCCTTCCGCGCGACCCTGCACTACCGTGTCCATGCGGCCTACGATCTGATCGAGCGCGCGGCGACGGTTGCCAACGCTGGCGACGCGCCCGTGATCATCGAGCGGATCTGGTCGGCGCAGTGGCACATGCCGCCGGGCGATACCTACCGCCTGACCCATCTGAGCGGTCGGCATATGGACGAGATGCATCTCCGCCGCGAGCCGCTGGTGCAGGGCCTTAAGGTGCTGGAGAGTCGGCGCATCACCTCCAGCCACCATCACAACCCATGGTTTGCTGTCGACCGTGGCAGCGCCGACGAGGACAGCGGCGAGATCTGGTTTGGCGTGCTGGCCTGGAGCGGTAACTGGAAGCTCTCCGCCGAGGTTACGGACTTCGCCTCGACGCGCATCAGCATCGGCCTGAACGACTGGGATTTTTCGTGGCGGCTCCAGCCCGGCGAGTCCTTTACCACGCCCGGCAGCTACGCGGGCTACACCGCCGAGGGCTTCGGCGGCGCGAGCCGACGGCTGCACGATTTCATCCGTGACACGCTGCTGCCCCACGGACCCGCGATCCATAAGGTGCTGTACAACTCGTGGGAGGCGACCGAGTTCGCGGTCGATCAGGAGTCGCAGATCCGACTGGCCGATCTCGCCGCCGCGATGGGCGTCGAGCTGTTTGTGATGGATGACGGCTGGTTTCATGGCCGCGACGACGATTCCGCCGGGCTGGGCGACTGGTGGCCCGATGCGCGGAAATTCCCGCACGGGTTGCAGCCGTTGATCGCGCACGTCAACAGGCTGGGCATGGACTTCGGCCTGTGGATCGAGCCGGAGATGGTCAATCCCAACAGCGAGCTCTACCGCGCGCATCCCGGCTGGGTGCTCCACTTCCCCACGCGCGACCGAACCACGGGGCGTAACCAGCTCATCCTCAATTTCGCCCGCGCCGACGTGCAGGAGTACATCATCGACCAGATCGATCGGCTCCTGGCCGCGCACAACATCGCCTTCATCAAGTGGGACATGAACCGCAACGTGAGCGAGGCTGGCTGGCCCGATGCGCCGTGCGACGCGCGCGAGCTGTGGGTGCGCTACGTATACGGGCTGTATCACGTCTGGGGCACGCTGCGCGAGCGCCACCCGCAGGTGATCTGGCAGAGCTGCTCAGGCGGCGGCGGACGGGCCGACCTCGGCATTTTAAGCCTGGCCGACCAGATCTGGGTCAGCGACAACACCGAGCCGACAGCGCGCCTGTCGATTCAGGAGGGCTTCTCGCAGGTCTTTCCGGCCAATACGATGGAGGCGTGGGTCACGGATATGGGCGCGAGCTATCTGCCGCTGGCGTTCCGCTTCCATGTCAGCATGTGCGGCACGCTCGGCGTCGGCGGCCACTTGCTGCGCTGGAGTCCTGCCATGCGCGCCGAAGCAGCGCGGTGGATCGCGCTGTACAAAGAGCTTCGTCATATCATCCAGCTTGGCGATCTGTATCGGCTGCGCTCGCCGCAGGCGCACCCGTTCTCCGCGATCCAGTACATGACGAAGGACCGATCGGCGGGCATCCTGTTCGTCTTTCGCACGCACCTGCCGCCGCCGACCACGCTTCCGCCAGTGTACGTGCGCGGCCTTGACCCTTCCGCGCGCTACGAGATCGAGGGCTTCGCGGGCATAAGATCGGGCGCGGCCTGGATGCACGCGGGCGCGCAGCTTGAGCTCGCGGATTTTGAGAGTACCATACGCCGCATTCGGCGGGTATAA
- a CDS encoding alpha-glucosidase: MQKTWWKESVFYQIYPRSFADGNGDGIGDFPGMLAKLDYLRDLGIDALWLSPHYPSPFLDCGYDISDYTDVGPEYGSLADFTIFLREAHARGIRVILDLVLNHTSDQHPWFLESRASRDNPRRDWYIWRDGKDHGPPNNWASIFGGSAWEYDRSAGQYYYHAFLKEQPDLNWRNPDLKRAMWEVVRFWLDLGVDGFRLDAIGTIFEHPDLPNHSLALAPDEFFNANMLDLADYGQLMRFQTQQPGLHELMQELRRLVDEYPGDRVLVGEDEDVAFHGSGNDELHLVFNFPLMRVDRLTPAHVRANQALRLAELPRGAWPCNTLGNHDTPRVWSRYGDGLHNAALARLHLALMLTLKGTPFLYNGEEIGMADLELRDLSQIRDTAATNYYETLTGKLGTAPEEALQRAIATTRDRCRSPFQWSGAPNAGFSPPDVQPWLPVNPNYTSGVNVAAQEDDPTSLLTFYRRMLRLRRETFALIIGDYHTLHAHSDDYFAFLRRDAATGQSCLVVLNFTNEQQTVIFDFGDQQARLLFSSQERDGQSLSLGWLTLAPFEIFIAELS, encoded by the coding sequence ATGCAGAAGACGTGGTGGAAAGAAAGCGTTTTCTATCAGATCTATCCCCGCAGTTTCGCCGACGGCAACGGCGATGGCATCGGCGACTTCCCAGGGATGCTCGCGAAGCTGGATTACCTGCGCGACCTTGGCATCGATGCGCTCTGGCTGTCGCCGCATTACCCGTCGCCCTTTCTCGACTGTGGCTATGACATCTCCGACTACACCGATGTCGGGCCGGAGTATGGCTCGCTCGCCGACTTCACGATCTTTCTGCGCGAGGCGCACGCTCGCGGTATCCGCGTGATCCTCGATCTCGTGCTCAATCACACCTCCGACCAGCATCCCTGGTTTCTTGAGTCGCGTGCCAGCCGCGACAATCCCAGGCGCGACTGGTATATCTGGCGCGATGGCAAGGATCATGGCCCGCCCAACAACTGGGCCTCGATCTTCGGCGGCTCGGCCTGGGAGTACGATCGCTCCGCCGGGCAATACTACTATCACGCCTTTCTCAAGGAGCAGCCCGACCTCAACTGGCGCAACCCCGACCTCAAGCGCGCGATGTGGGAGGTCGTGCGCTTCTGGCTCGACCTCGGCGTCGACGGATTCCGGCTCGATGCCATCGGGACTATCTTTGAACATCCCGACCTGCCGAATCACTCGCTGGCCCTGGCACCCGACGAGTTCTTCAACGCCAATATGCTTGATCTGGCGGACTACGGCCAGCTCATGCGCTTCCAGACGCAGCAGCCGGGCCTGCATGAGCTGATGCAGGAGCTGCGGAGGCTCGTCGACGAGTACCCCGGCGACCGCGTGCTCGTCGGCGAGGATGAGGATGTGGCCTTCCACGGCAGCGGGAATGACGAGCTCCATCTGGTGTTTAACTTCCCGCTCATGCGCGTTGATCGCCTGACGCCCGCCCATGTTCGCGCCAACCAGGCCCTCCGTCTGGCGGAGCTGCCCCGTGGCGCGTGGCCCTGCAATACCCTCGGCAATCACGATACCCCGCGCGTATGGAGCCGCTATGGCGATGGCCTGCATAACGCCGCCCTGGCACGCCTGCACCTGGCCCTGATGCTTACGCTGAAGGGCACGCCGTTTCTGTACAACGGCGAAGAGATCGGCATGGCTGATCTCGAACTGCGCGACCTGAGCCAGATCCGCGACACCGCTGCCACAAACTACTACGAGACGCTGACCGGGAAGCTCGGCACGGCGCCGGAGGAAGCGCTGCAACGGGCTATCGCCACCACCCGCGACCGCTGCCGCAGCCCGTTCCAGTGGAGCGGCGCTCCCAACGCCGGCTTCAGCCCGCCCGATGTCCAGCCCTGGCTGCCCGTCAACCCGAACTACACCAGCGGAGTCAACGTTGCCGCGCAGGAGGACGATCCCACCTCGCTGCTCACCTTTTATCGGCGTATGCTCCGGCTGCGTCGGGAAACGTTTGCTTTGATTATCGGTGATTACCATACCCTGCACGCGCACAGCGACGACTACTTCGCCTTTCTGCGGCGCGACGCCGCGACAGGACAGAGCTGTCTCGTGGTGCTCAACTTCACCAACGAGCAGCAGACCGTCATCTTCGACTTCGGCGACCAGCAGGCGCGTCTGCTCTTCTCAAGCCAGGAGCGCGACGGCCAGAGCCTCTCGCTTGGCTGGCTCACGCTGGCACCGTTCGAGATCTTTATTGCCGAGCTGTCGTGA
- a CDS encoding VWA domain-containing protein, which translates to MNDHQMRLLRWRLVLGSGDDLLGAPGGDWQARDEALAFLYDREYGARRNVRSGPGSLDASQLSVPDWINAVHTLFPRRTIERIEKDALERYQLEEMVTNPDLLSRAQPSPTLLKAVLRTKHLMNQEVLAMARQLVRKVVDELMERLAREIRSPFTGTIDRRRRSFLRVAKNFDARTTIRRNLRHYDPTSRRMSIQQPYFFSRVRRQSDRWQLIILVDESGSMLDSVIHAAITAAIFWGVKSLRTHLVLFDTSIVDVTGHCTDPVETLMKVQLGGGTDIGQALTYAGSLVDNPRRTIVVLITDFYEGAPVQRLYSAAKQLVESGVTLLGLAALDAEARPTYDRHVAERLVALGAHVAAMTPGELADWVAQKVL; encoded by the coding sequence ATGAATGATCACCAGATGCGGCTGCTGCGCTGGCGGCTGGTGCTGGGCAGCGGCGATGATCTGCTGGGCGCGCCCGGCGGCGATTGGCAGGCGCGCGACGAGGCGCTGGCGTTTCTTTACGATCGCGAGTACGGCGCGCGGCGTAACGTCCGCTCCGGCCCCGGCTCGCTCGATGCGTCGCAGTTGAGCGTGCCCGACTGGATCAATGCCGTTCACACGCTATTTCCGCGTCGAACGATCGAGCGGATCGAGAAGGACGCGCTGGAGCGCTACCAGCTTGAGGAGATGGTGACGAATCCCGATCTGCTGAGCCGCGCGCAGCCCAGCCCGACGCTGCTCAAGGCCGTGCTGCGCACCAAACATCTGATGAATCAGGAAGTGCTGGCGATGGCGCGGCAGCTTGTGCGCAAGGTGGTCGATGAACTGATGGAGCGTCTGGCACGCGAGATTCGGTCGCCGTTTACGGGCACGATCGATCGTCGTCGGCGCTCGTTCTTGAGAGTAGCAAAGAACTTCGACGCGCGCACGACGATCCGCCGTAATCTGCGGCACTACGATCCTACGAGCCGCCGGATGTCGATTCAGCAGCCGTATTTTTTCTCGCGGGTGCGCCGCCAGAGCGACCGCTGGCAACTGATCATTCTGGTTGACGAGTCGGGCAGTATGCTCGATAGCGTGATCCACGCGGCGATCACGGCGGCGATCTTTTGGGGCGTCAAAAGCCTGCGGACGCATCTGGTGCTCTTCGATACCTCGATCGTGGATGTTACCGGGCACTGCACCGATCCCGTCGAGACGCTGATGAAGGTCCAGCTTGGCGGCGGCACCGACATCGGCCAGGCGCTGACGTATGCCGGATCGCTGGTGGACAATCCTCGCCGCACGATCGTCGTGCTGATCACCGATTTTTACGAGGGCGCTCCCGTGCAGCGGCTTTACAGCGCCGCCAAACAGCTCGTCGAGAGCGGAGTCACGCTGCTGGGCCTGGCCGCGCTCGATGCCGAGGCCCGCCCAACCTACGATCGACATGTGGCCGAGCGGCTGGTCGCGCTGGGCGCGCATGTCGCGGCGATGACCCCCGGCGAGCTGGCCGACTGGGTCGCGCAGAAGGTGCTGTGA
- a CDS encoding DUF5682 family protein, whose protein sequence is MHSGILDITARAVFVPVRHHSPACARAVRQLVRDLRPAAILIEGPSDFNDRIDELLLPHTLPIAIYSYVRLPDDTRRGAFYPFCAYSPEWIALQSAREIGAQARFIDLPWAALATVDTPAHRYADGELRASPYIATLREKLGVEDFDTLWDTLFEIDRTLPLAQLFERAHHFCYHVRACGGHVSNEDLRREAFMAEAIRHTLEQTHGRVLVVTGGFHSYALYARIHGLTPPEAAQTTIDRDADTPGVLDIIISPPAVMSGEAAAEIERGIALTPYGYRQLDSLTGYEAGMPSPGFYDHVWHDRADGRGEIYRHLLAATVADVRQRGQIASTADLIAVETCARALAALRGHAEIWRQDLIDAIIGALIKDGLADGLAHPFLDAILAVFRGSQRGALAEGTTLPPLTHDIRRLLRAHGLEPELRERTIRLDLAVDDEHERSRVLHQLRVLGVSGFTRRDGADFVGRDDLTAVWEQWSIVWTPGFDARCIEAAIYGATLLDAAAARLAEQTTSIERSAEQAALLLLDACLMGLSRQADLLFARLVQLVREDGDFFGVAAALGHLLYLYRYDHALGAAGRGDIGALLVETFQRVLWLLETLGQAQGRDQELLKAIRSLVQTFEACAADLALSREVLIEVLHRTGGDHAQHALVRGATIGALWTLHAADLEQVRADLRACAAPDRLGDFLTGLFGLARETAQRHPDFVLSIDELLMSYDDAAYLQALPALRLAFTFFTPREKHYITRTLLDALGQTTVAPLAALEVDTATATRALALEAWLLDELQRYGIRGGAR, encoded by the coding sequence ATGCATTCCGGTATTCTTGACATAACCGCGCGTGCGGTCTTCGTGCCGGTGCGCCATCATAGCCCGGCCTGTGCCCGAGCTGTGCGGCAACTGGTGCGCGATCTGCGCCCTGCGGCGATCCTGATCGAGGGGCCGTCGGACTTCAACGACCGCATCGACGAGCTGTTGCTGCCGCACACGCTGCCGATCGCGATCTATAGCTACGTGCGGCTGCCCGACGATACGCGGCGCGGCGCGTTCTATCCGTTCTGCGCCTACTCGCCGGAGTGGATCGCGCTGCAATCGGCGCGTGAGATCGGCGCGCAGGCGCGTTTTATCGATCTGCCCTGGGCGGCGCTTGCCACGGTCGACACTCCGGCGCATCGCTATGCCGATGGCGAGCTGCGCGCCAGCCCGTATATCGCGACGCTCCGCGAGAAGCTTGGCGTCGAGGACTTCGATACGCTCTGGGATACGCTCTTCGAGATCGACCGCACGCTGCCGCTGGCGCAGTTGTTCGAGCGGGCGCATCATTTCTGCTACCATGTTCGCGCATGCGGCGGCCACGTCTCCAACGAAGATCTGCGGCGCGAGGCGTTCATGGCCGAGGCGATCCGGCACACGCTGGAGCAGACCCACGGGCGGGTGCTGGTGGTGACGGGTGGGTTTCACAGCTACGCGCTCTACGCGCGGATCCACGGCCTGACGCCGCCTGAGGCCGCACAAACGACGATCGATCGCGACGCGGACACGCCCGGTGTACTCGACATAATCATCTCGCCTCCCGCCGTCATGTCAGGCGAAGCCGCTGCGGAGATCGAGCGTGGGATTGCGCTCACGCCCTACGGCTACCGTCAGCTCGATAGTCTGACCGGCTACGAGGCGGGCATGCCCAGCCCCGGCTTTTACGATCACGTCTGGCACGATCGGGCCGACGGGCGGGGCGAGATCTACCGTCATCTGCTGGCCGCCACCGTTGCGGATGTGCGCCAGCGCGGGCAGATCGCCAGCACGGCAGACCTGATCGCGGTGGAAACCTGCGCGCGCGCGCTGGCGGCGCTGCGTGGTCACGCCGAGATCTGGCGGCAGGATTTGATCGATGCGATCATCGGCGCGCTGATCAAAGACGGGCTGGCCGACGGCCTGGCACATCCGTTCCTCGACGCGATCCTGGCGGTCTTTCGCGGTAGCCAGCGCGGCGCGCTGGCCGAGGGCACAACGCTGCCGCCGCTCACGCATGATATTCGTCGGCTGCTGCGCGCGCATGGCCTTGAGCCGGAGCTACGCGAGCGCACGATCCGGCTCGATCTTGCGGTCGACGACGAGCACGAGCGCAGCCGCGTGCTGCACCAACTGCGGGTCCTGGGCGTGAGCGGCTTTACGCGGCGCGACGGCGCGGATTTCGTCGGTCGGGACGATCTCACAGCCGTCTGGGAGCAGTGGAGCATCGTGTGGACGCCCGGCTTCGACGCCCGATGCATCGAGGCGGCGATCTACGGCGCGACGCTGTTAGATGCGGCTGCCGCACGGCTAGCAGAGCAGACCACGAGCATCGAGCGCAGCGCCGAGCAGGCCGCGCTGCTGCTGCTCGACGCCTGCCTGATGGGATTGAGCCGGCAGGCCGATCTACTCTTCGCGCGGCTGGTCCAGCTAGTGCGCGAGGACGGCGATTTCTTTGGCGTCGCCGCCGCGCTCGGCCATCTGCTGTATCTCTACCGCTACGATCACGCGCTGGGCGCTGCCGGTCGCGGCGACATCGGCGCGCTGCTGGTCGAAACGTTCCAGCGCGTGCTGTGGCTGCTGGAAACGCTGGGCCAGGCCCAGGGCCGCGACCAGGAGCTACTCAAGGCGATCCGGTCGCTGGTGCAAACGTTCGAGGCGTGCGCCGCCGACCTGGCGCTCAGCCGCGAGGTGCTGATCGAGGTGCTGCACCGCACGGGCGGCGACCACGCGCAGCACGCCCTGGTGCGCGGCGCGACGATCGGCGCGCTGTGGACGCTGCACGCCGCCGATCTTGAGCAAGTGCGGGCGGATCTGCGGGCCTGCGCCGCTCCTGATCGACTCGGCGACTTTCTGACGGGCTTGTTCGGTCTGGCCCGCGAGACGGCGCAGCGCCACCCCGATTTTGTGCTGAGCATCGACGAGCTGCTGATGAGCTATGACGACGCGGCCTATTTGCAGGCGCTTCCAGCGCTGCGGCTGGCCTTTACCTTTTTCACGCCGCGCGAGAAGCACTACATCACGCGGACGCTGCTTGATGCGCTCGGTCAGACGACGGTCGCGCCGCTGGCCGCGCTGGAGGTGGACACCGCCACGGCTACCCGCGCGCTGGCGCTGGAAGCCTGGCTGCTCGACGAGCTACAACGTTATGGTATTCGCGGAGGTGCGCGATGA
- a CDS encoding AAA family ATPase: MAKQHTTTAENQERAPCPEGTRHTKEQTAILGNPDVQRPAAEVLYADELARLAQLDAAAPRPAGWKLTPRSVLTFVLGDQQRAISPKFVGSRSLLERCIVALATNRGLMLIGEPGTAKSYLSELLAAAISGDSTLIIQGSAGTTEDAIKYSWNYALLLAEGPNERALVPAPLYRGMREGKLVRFEEITRCPLEIQDTLLSILSDRVMAIPEREDDGRVLYARTGFNLIATANTRDRGVNEMSAALKRRFNFETIPPIASLSQELELVQRETERLLRRAGVPMTLPPELTELLVTTFHELRAGKTADGKALEPLSSVMSTAEAVSVGYAAGIHAYYYAGGAVTPDHLVQSLLGSALKDAPEDRDKLRHYFNHVVKERPGGAWRSFYDARRYLLD; encoded by the coding sequence ATGGCAAAACAACATACGACCACAGCCGAGAACCAAGAACGGGCGCCATGCCCAGAGGGCACCCGGCACACAAAGGAACAAACCGCAATACTTGGCAATCCCGATGTGCAGCGGCCCGCCGCCGAGGTGCTGTACGCCGACGAGCTGGCGCGGCTGGCGCAATTGGATGCCGCCGCGCCGCGTCCCGCAGGCTGGAAGCTCACGCCGCGCTCGGTGCTGACGTTCGTGCTGGGCGATCAGCAGCGCGCGATCAGCCCGAAGTTTGTCGGCAGCCGCAGCCTGCTTGAGCGCTGCATCGTCGCGCTGGCTACCAATCGCGGGCTGATGCTGATTGGCGAGCCGGGCACCGCCAAAAGCTACCTGAGCGAACTGCTGGCGGCGGCGATCTCCGGCGACTCGACGCTGATCATTCAGGGCAGCGCCGGAACCACAGAAGACGCGATCAAGTACTCGTGGAATTATGCGCTGCTGCTGGCGGAGGGTCCGAACGAGCGGGCGCTGGTGCCCGCGCCGCTCTACCGGGGCATGCGCGAGGGCAAGCTGGTGCGCTTCGAGGAGATCACGCGCTGCCCGCTGGAGATTCAGGATACGCTGCTGTCGATCCTGAGCGACCGCGTGATGGCGATCCCCGAACGCGAGGACGACGGGCGCGTGCTGTATGCCCGAACCGGCTTTAATCTGATCGCTACGGCCAATACGCGCGACCGGGGCGTCAACGAGATGAGCGCCGCGCTCAAGCGGCGCTTCAACTTCGAGACGATCCCGCCGATCGCCAGCCTATCGCAGGAGCTTGAATTGGTGCAGCGCGAAACCGAGCGCCTGTTGCGTCGGGCGGGCGTGCCGATGACGCTGCCGCCGGAGCTAACCGAGCTGCTGGTGACGACGTTTCACGAGCTGCGCGCGGGCAAGACCGCCGACGGCAAGGCGCTTGAGCCGCTTAGCTCGGTGATGAGCACCGCCGAGGCCGTATCGGTTGGGTACGCGGCGGGGATTCACGCCTACTACTACGCGGGCGGCGCGGTGACGCCCGACCATCTGGTGCAGAGTTTGCTCGGCTCGGCGCTCAAGGACGCGCCTGAGGATCGCGACAAGCTGCGGCATTACTTCAATCATGTCGTCAAAGAGCGGCCCGGCGGCGCGTGGCGCTCGTTCTATGACGCTCGCCGCTATCTGCTGGACTAG